A region of Legionella donaldsonii DNA encodes the following proteins:
- a CDS encoding glycosyltransferase family 2 protein, which translates to MKISIVTACYNSEATIRDTLRTIQMQTHQDIEHIIIDGGSTDGTLEILEKNREHIAYLTSEPDNGLYDAMNKGVSKATGDVIGLLNSDDMLANKHVLSNVVNALADPEVDACYGDLVYVNQDNINQVARYWRSSPYNSALLAKGWIPAHPTFYARREVHDNYGMLFNLDYKLAADYELLLRLLFSHNIKVSYIPEVMIKMRLGGTTNKSLKNIFNQNKEIMRALKSHNYDYSPVKMVCSKLLDRIQQYRKRDEYVQ; encoded by the coding sequence ATGAAAATTTCCATTGTTACCGCATGTTACAATAGCGAAGCAACAATTCGTGACACCTTGCGAACAATTCAAATGCAAACCCATCAAGACATTGAACATATCATCATTGACGGCGGCTCTACTGATGGTACGCTAGAAATTCTTGAAAAAAACCGCGAGCACATTGCCTACCTGACCTCAGAACCCGATAATGGCCTTTATGACGCAATGAATAAAGGCGTCTCAAAAGCAACTGGCGATGTCATTGGCCTCTTGAATTCAGATGATATGCTTGCTAATAAGCATGTGCTTAGTAACGTAGTAAACGCTCTGGCCGATCCTGAAGTAGATGCCTGCTATGGGGATTTGGTTTACGTGAATCAGGATAATATCAATCAGGTAGCGCGCTACTGGCGTTCCAGTCCTTATAATTCAGCCCTCCTTGCCAAAGGATGGATTCCTGCCCACCCCACCTTTTATGCACGTAGGGAAGTTCATGATAACTATGGCATGCTTTTCAATCTGGATTATAAATTAGCCGCTGACTACGAATTGTTATTACGTCTTCTCTTTTCACATAACATCAAGGTCAGCTATATTCCTGAAGTTATGATAAAAATGCGCTTAGGCGGTACTACAAATAAATCGCTAAAAAATATTTTCAATCAAAATAAAGAGATAATGCGCGCCCTGAAGAGCCATAATTACGATTATTCACCAGTGAAAATGGTTTGCAGTAAATTGCTTGATCGTATTCAGCAATACCGCAAAAGAGACGAATATGTCCAATAA
- a CDS encoding CBS domain-containing protein, whose amino-acid sequence MADLIFSALPQPRRPIAYVHPYVTVTQCVEMMTNDNIGALVVLDDDTNSNLLGMVTERDIIRSCLFRGLDPKKATAADVLYSDVSVLNLFDPIELAMETITKTKRRHVLVAEQGNLVAILSIGDLLFHVLEDKTRVIEHLENYIQTSY is encoded by the coding sequence ATGGCCGACCTAATTTTTTCCGCTTTGCCACAACCAAGGCGTCCTATTGCTTATGTTCATCCTTATGTCACAGTAACCCAGTGCGTTGAAATGATGACTAACGATAATATTGGTGCCCTTGTTGTATTGGATGATGATACAAATTCTAATCTTCTGGGAATGGTGACAGAGCGAGATATCATTAGATCTTGTCTGTTCCGGGGGTTGGATCCTAAAAAAGCAACTGCAGCCGATGTACTTTATTCGGATGTGAGTGTCTTAAATTTATTTGACCCTATTGAGTTGGCTATGGAAACCATTACCAAGACAAAGAGACGCCATGTTCTAGTCGCTGAACAGGGTAATCTGGTTGCTATTCTTTCAATTGGTGATTTGTTGTTTCATGTACTTGAAGACAAAACACGCGTCATTGAACACCTTGAAAATTATATTCAGACCTCTTATTAG
- a CDS encoding SDR family NAD(P)-dependent oxidoreductase, whose amino-acid sequence MSNKIILVTGASGFIGQELVKTLGQNGYEVRATVRSESALRSVSQLKKQLQLDELTIYNLGELSAETSWDKVIQGVDTIVHCAARAHILRETSDNPLETFRQVNCQATEHLAKEANRLGVKRFIFISSIGVLGNASHANPFNENSQPNPQVPYAQAKWEAEQRLKQLATSMDLVIIRPPLVYGPGVKGNFEKLLNLVNKGLPLPFGKVKNRRQFIGVANLTDFIARCVEDPKAANQLFLVADREVVTTTQLLQQLAKAMGKKTVLLPIPHNLLEWGFRRIGKAKLAEQLLNNLEINSDKAKTLLAWEPPYTMKEQLQQMVDYHIK is encoded by the coding sequence ATGTCCAATAAGATAATTCTGGTTACTGGTGCGAGCGGCTTTATAGGGCAGGAATTAGTTAAAACTTTGGGCCAAAATGGCTATGAAGTACGAGCCACTGTCCGCTCAGAGTCGGCCTTGCGGTCAGTTTCGCAACTCAAGAAACAGCTGCAACTGGACGAACTGACTATCTATAATTTGGGTGAATTAAGTGCTGAGACCAGTTGGGACAAGGTCATCCAGGGTGTGGATACCATTGTTCATTGTGCAGCAAGAGCCCATATTCTGCGCGAGACAAGTGATAATCCCCTGGAAACCTTTCGGCAAGTCAATTGTCAGGCTACCGAACATTTGGCCAAAGAAGCAAACCGTCTGGGTGTTAAACGCTTTATTTTTATCAGTAGTATCGGTGTTTTAGGAAATGCTAGCCACGCCAATCCTTTTAATGAAAATTCACAGCCCAATCCTCAGGTACCTTATGCCCAAGCCAAATGGGAAGCAGAACAGCGTTTAAAGCAACTCGCTACGTCCATGGATCTGGTTATTATTAGACCACCTCTCGTTTATGGACCAGGGGTTAAAGGTAATTTTGAAAAATTGTTAAATCTTGTCAATAAAGGACTCCCTCTTCCTTTTGGCAAAGTGAAAAACAGACGTCAATTTATTGGGGTTGCCAATCTCACTGATTTTATTGCCAGATGCGTTGAGGACCCTAAAGCAGCTAATCAACTGTTCTTGGTTGCTGATCGGGAAGTAGTCACTACGACTCAATTACTGCAGCAACTCGCCAAAGCCATGGGTAAAAAGACCGTCCTTCTGCCTATACCGCATAACCTGTTGGAATGGGGGTTTCGCCGCATTGGTAAAGCCAAATTGGCCGAGCAATTATTGAATAATTTAGAGATTAATTCTGATAAAGCCAAAACACTTTTAGCCTGGGAACCTCCCTATACGATGAAGGAACAGTTGCAACAAATGGTTGACTACCATATAAAATGA
- a CDS encoding CDGSH iron-sulfur domain-containing protein — translation MAKPPFLPIPCDVEQGKTYFWCGCGKSKKQPFCDRKDCGDKCVPYRAILTETIFFCSCKQTKEPPLCDGSHAQLALDYLKKRKQQL, via the coding sequence ATGGCTAAACCACCTTTTTTGCCGATTCCTTGTGATGTGGAGCAGGGAAAAACTTATTTCTGGTGCGGTTGTGGGAAGAGTAAGAAGCAACCTTTTTGCGATCGAAAGGATTGCGGCGATAAATGTGTTCCTTATAGGGCTATACTTACAGAAACGATTTTTTTTTGTAGTTGTAAACAAACAAAAGAACCACCCCTCTGTGATGGTTCGCATGCCCAGCTGGCACTCGACTACTTAAAGAAACGTAAGCAGCAACTTTGA
- a CDS encoding class I SAM-dependent methyltransferase, protein MSNHHEERYDFEITEEGLDYDILDRSFNPTSQAFIERNGIKPGMRVLDVGSGSGLMTHYLSQQVGQQGQVLSVDISPAQLARAKQYCDRQDDKNILFKELSVYDLDKHHETFDLIYCRFVLHHLHSPREAIKLFYDRLNKGGFYIAEEGIISAAFSYPPSKAWHYNRQDIPSPDNDVDGVQRDGDFGMKLVYWMKKSGFKIKEANLIQPLLTTERSKKLLLAGHDAYKNTALAQGQSEADWEEQRQELNRLAEDEFTIVGFYQSCQVCGIK, encoded by the coding sequence ATGAGCAATCACCATGAAGAGCGCTATGATTTTGAAATAACCGAAGAAGGCTTGGATTACGATATTCTTGATCGATCCTTTAATCCAACTAGCCAGGCATTTATTGAGCGAAATGGGATTAAGCCTGGAATGCGTGTCTTGGATGTTGGTAGTGGTTCAGGTCTTATGACTCACTACCTTTCTCAACAGGTCGGCCAACAGGGTCAGGTCTTATCGGTTGATATCAGCCCCGCACAATTGGCAAGGGCCAAACAATATTGTGATCGGCAAGATGACAAAAATATACTTTTTAAAGAACTTTCTGTCTATGATTTGGATAAACATCATGAGACGTTTGATTTAATATACTGCCGCTTCGTTCTACATCATTTACACAGTCCGCGGGAAGCGATCAAGCTTTTTTATGATCGTTTAAACAAAGGCGGGTTTTATATAGCAGAAGAAGGCATTATTAGTGCAGCCTTTTCCTATCCCCCATCCAAAGCCTGGCATTACAATCGTCAAGACATACCCTCTCCTGATAACGACGTTGATGGTGTACAGCGAGATGGCGACTTTGGTATGAAACTTGTCTATTGGATGAAAAAAAGCGGATTTAAGATAAAAGAGGCTAATCTCATACAACCCCTGTTAACTACAGAGCGCAGCAAAAAACTGCTCCTGGCTGGACATGATGCTTATAAAAATACTGCACTTGCTCAAGGACAAAGTGAAGCAGACTGGGAAGAACAACGACAAGAACTAAACCGCCTGGCAGAAGATGAGTTCACCATTGTTGGTTTTTATCAATCGTGTCAGGTGTGTGGTATTAAATAA
- the alr gene encoding alanine racemase translates to MARPTRVQIDSTALIHNLNQVKHHAPNARVIAMVKANAYGCGIPAVVPVLEGQVHAFGVACLEEAMAIRALGVRSDCVLFQGVFSADELYTVAAHHFQCVLHQPHQLQWLLATPLPSKIKVWVKVNTGMHRLGFAPGDIYDVMNALHNCPWVDDEIGLMTHLACADEPDHPSNQNQLRLYKELDLPPLNILRSISNSAAILTLPETHEDIVRPGIMLYGVSPFGNKTGQELGLMPVMRFVSAISAIHHYPAQARIGYGGTWQTARPSVVGVVAVGYGDGYPRHIAQNTPVWINGYQAPIIGRVSMDMLTVDLTDCAEVNIGDLVELWGQHIAVETIALSAGTIAYELLCQFSPRVRQDKLL, encoded by the coding sequence GTGGCTAGGCCTACTCGAGTTCAAATTGACTCAACAGCGCTTATACATAATTTGAATCAAGTTAAGCATCATGCGCCCAATGCCAGGGTTATCGCGATGGTTAAAGCGAATGCTTATGGTTGCGGTATACCAGCGGTAGTACCTGTACTTGAAGGGCAGGTCCATGCTTTTGGTGTTGCTTGCCTGGAAGAGGCAATGGCTATTCGTGCTTTAGGGGTGCGTAGTGATTGTGTACTCTTTCAAGGGGTATTCAGTGCAGATGAGTTATATACAGTTGCGGCGCATCACTTTCAATGTGTGTTGCATCAACCGCATCAGTTACAGTGGTTATTGGCCACGCCGCTGCCTTCTAAAATCAAAGTATGGGTTAAAGTGAATACCGGTATGCATCGCCTGGGTTTTGCACCTGGCGATATCTACGACGTCATGAATGCTTTGCATAATTGTCCCTGGGTTGATGATGAAATTGGTTTAATGACTCATCTTGCCTGTGCTGATGAACCGGACCATCCAAGTAACCAAAATCAATTGCGGCTCTACAAAGAACTTGATTTACCACCATTAAACATACTACGCAGTATCAGTAATTCTGCTGCCATACTGACGTTACCTGAAACCCACGAAGACATCGTGCGGCCTGGCATCATGCTCTATGGCGTGTCTCCATTTGGAAATAAAACTGGCCAGGAATTGGGGTTAATGCCAGTCATGCGCTTTGTTTCAGCAATCAGTGCTATCCACCATTATCCGGCTCAGGCCAGAATTGGTTATGGTGGCACTTGGCAAACAGCGAGACCCTCTGTTGTAGGTGTAGTGGCGGTAGGCTATGGTGATGGTTATCCTCGCCATATCGCGCAAAATACTCCGGTTTGGATAAACGGCTATCAAGCTCCCATTATTGGTCGGGTATCGATGGATATGCTAACTGTTGATTTAACCGATTGTGCAGAAGTAAATATTGGTGATCTGGTTGAGTTGTGGGGGCAACATATCGCGGTAGAGACTATTGCGTTGTCAGCTGGTACTATTGCTTACGAATTGCTATGTCAATTTTCTCCGCGAGTACGTCAGGATAAATTGTTATAG
- the lipA gene encoding lipoyl synthase: MSKLIDIPVVVESGQKYKTPQGFVAIKDGVKSAGLSSERLPKPKWLRIVNQTTPAYSQVKEQVVKHRLATVCEEAKCPNIAECWSHGTATIMLMGAVCTRACRFCAVDTGNPHGWLDTEEPENTANTVAIMNLDYVVLTSVNRDDLADGGAKHYADTIRAIKARTPKTKIEALTPDFQGIEKDIAVLLDSGVDVFAQNVETVERLTHPVRDNRAGYWQTLNVLAYAKQYRPDVLTKTSLMLGLGETDEEILKTMDELRAQKVDILTLGQYLQPTKNHLPVARYVTPEKFIEFREIGLQKGFFEVASGPLVRSSYRADRVFKRDNLGL, translated from the coding sequence ATGAGTAAGTTAATTGATATTCCAGTTGTCGTTGAAAGCGGCCAAAAATACAAAACACCACAAGGTTTTGTTGCTATTAAAGACGGGGTTAAATCGGCCGGGTTATCTTCTGAGCGTTTGCCCAAGCCTAAATGGTTGCGTATCGTTAATCAGACTACACCTGCTTACAGTCAAGTAAAAGAACAAGTTGTAAAACACAGACTTGCTACCGTTTGTGAGGAAGCAAAATGCCCTAACATTGCCGAGTGTTGGTCTCATGGTACAGCAACGATTATGCTGATGGGCGCGGTTTGTACGCGAGCCTGTCGATTTTGTGCTGTAGATACGGGAAATCCGCATGGCTGGCTTGATACTGAGGAGCCTGAAAATACGGCTAATACCGTTGCGATTATGAATCTTGATTACGTGGTGCTCACGTCAGTAAATCGAGATGATCTGGCTGATGGTGGCGCCAAACATTATGCTGACACGATCCGGGCCATTAAAGCACGAACTCCAAAAACAAAGATTGAGGCATTAACTCCCGATTTTCAAGGAATAGAAAAAGATATCGCTGTTCTTTTGGATAGTGGTGTGGATGTTTTTGCACAAAATGTTGAGACAGTGGAGCGCTTAACGCATCCTGTCAGGGACAATCGTGCCGGTTATTGGCAAACTTTGAATGTTTTGGCCTATGCCAAACAATATCGGCCTGATGTTTTAACAAAAACCAGCCTGATGCTTGGCCTGGGGGAGACGGATGAAGAAATTCTCAAGACAATGGATGAGTTGCGAGCACAAAAAGTGGATATCTTAACCTTGGGACAATATTTACAGCCTACCAAAAATCATTTGCCAGTTGCTCGTTACGTCACCCCAGAAAAATTTATTGAATTTCGCGAAATTGGTTTACAAAAAGGATTTTTCGAAGTGGCTTCGGGTCCTTTGGTGCGTTCAAGCTATCGCGCAGATCGGGTTTTTAAGCGAGATAATCTGGGTTTATAA
- a CDS encoding GGDEF domain-containing protein, whose protein sequence is MMDQQLKRKVVKTITQYEQQYDKLQMEVNALKGTLNELSLQALKETEQLESGIKIKIKQIKQHINHSNSIEDLAHKIQENLVVMEKQLKDYKANEQKRWQDNEQKMMALEEKLIKIERKGEEIKNLLSNEKINLNRDSLTGLPNRTLYCEYISYAYYRWQRGFGDLSLALADIDHFRDINEKYGHLTGDRILREIATIFKTSIRRADFLARYSGEKFIFIFERTQQKHAAMVLESLRRAIEECQFFHDNTKIDVTVSFGLTTLTQGDELEGLLSRADKAVDQAKLGGRNQVTTL, encoded by the coding sequence ATGATGGATCAGCAGTTAAAAAGGAAGGTTGTTAAGACAATTACTCAATACGAGCAACAATACGACAAGTTGCAAATGGAAGTTAATGCCCTTAAAGGCACTCTTAATGAATTGAGTTTGCAAGCATTAAAGGAAACAGAGCAACTAGAATCTGGGATCAAGATCAAGATTAAACAAATTAAACAGCATATTAACCACTCTAACTCCATTGAAGATTTAGCTCATAAAATCCAAGAAAATTTAGTCGTGATGGAAAAACAATTGAAAGACTATAAAGCAAATGAGCAAAAGCGTTGGCAAGATAATGAGCAAAAAATGATGGCATTAGAAGAGAAGCTCATTAAAATAGAACGGAAAGGGGAGGAAATTAAAAATCTCTTATCCAATGAAAAGATTAATTTAAATCGAGATAGCTTAACGGGTCTGCCAAATCGTACTTTGTACTGTGAGTATATCTCGTATGCCTACTATCGTTGGCAAAGGGGCTTTGGTGATTTATCGCTTGCTTTGGCAGATATTGATCATTTCCGGGATATCAATGAAAAATATGGTCATTTAACTGGCGATAGGATACTGCGGGAAATAGCCACTATTTTTAAAACCTCCATTCGTCGTGCTGATTTTTTGGCGCGCTATAGCGGTGAAAAATTTATTTTCATATTTGAGAGAACTCAACAGAAACATGCCGCGATGGTTCTGGAAAGCCTGCGCAGAGCAATCGAAGAATGTCAATTTTTTCATGATAACACAAAGATTGACGTGACAGTCTCCTTTGGCCTTACTACTTTAACGCAAGGAGATGAGTTGGAAGGACTTTTGAGCAGGGCAGACAAAGCAGTTGATCAGGCAAAGCTGGGTGGTCGGAATCAAGTAACAACACTTTAG
- a CDS encoding DUF2147 domain-containing protein, which produces MRQWKAFLALILTVLFIPVALAQSPAGTWTTIDDKTGKKRAVVRINVSGNTLSGTIVNVYPQPGDTGICSKCPGGFKDKPIKGLQIVWGLKDKGNGEWDGGQILDPKTGKIYRAKMTLKGNKLYVRGYIGVSVLGRTQVWVR; this is translated from the coding sequence ATGAGACAATGGAAGGCGTTTTTAGCATTGATTCTTACGGTATTATTTATACCTGTTGCCCTGGCGCAATCACCTGCTGGAACATGGACAACAATCGATGATAAAACAGGCAAGAAAAGAGCAGTTGTTCGTATTAACGTGTCTGGAAACACACTTAGTGGTACTATTGTGAATGTTTACCCACAACCAGGCGATACAGGGATTTGTTCAAAATGCCCAGGTGGCTTTAAAGACAAACCTATCAAAGGATTGCAAATTGTATGGGGATTAAAGGACAAAGGGAATGGTGAATGGGATGGTGGTCAAATCCTTGATCCAAAAACCGGTAAAATCTACCGTGCCAAGATGACTCTGAAAGGCAATAAGCTTTATGTAAGAGGTTATATTGGTGTTTCAGTACTTGGCCGTACTCAAGTTTGGGTTCGCTGA
- a CDS encoding RT0821/Lpp0805 family surface protein, giving the protein MKKLALVSLSLSVFMTGCAQVNNEGIGTVTGGVVGGLIGSQFGSGSGKVAAAAGGALLGAYLGGNIGRTMDRLDRLEMQKALETAPTGRAVNWQNPDTGNRYTVQPTRTYYTNQQPCREYITKAIIGGKAQQIYGKACRQADGSWRVVS; this is encoded by the coding sequence ATGAAAAAATTAGCGTTGGTATCACTCTCCCTATCAGTGTTTATGACTGGTTGTGCCCAAGTAAACAATGAGGGAATAGGAACGGTGACAGGGGGTGTTGTTGGCGGTCTTATTGGTAGCCAGTTCGGTAGTGGTTCAGGCAAAGTTGCTGCAGCTGCTGGTGGCGCATTATTAGGAGCTTATCTGGGTGGTAATATTGGCCGCACCATGGATCGTCTTGATCGCTTGGAAATGCAAAAGGCGTTGGAAACTGCACCAACAGGACGAGCAGTAAATTGGCAAAACCCGGATACTGGTAATCGTTATACTGTTCAGCCGACAAGAACATATTATACGAATCAACAACCTTGCCGCGAATACATTACAAAAGCAATTATTGGTGGTAAAGCGCAACAAATCTATGGCAAAGCTTGCCGACAAGCGGATGGTTCTTGGCGCGTAGTAAGCTAA
- a CDS encoding serine hydrolase, with amino-acid sequence MITRMLSVVFGLFLPLLAEAAIPECQVIEQQNIKTLPLAVMTSYIQMFIFEQSSVPALMIGIISGNERAVISCGETVKNNGQRPKMNTVWPIGSVSKVFTTQMLANMVNQGAVRLNTPIDSLLNGSGKQIHPITLLDLATHSSGFPRQLPTLPEDNDYQTNYPYDMPQFLSWYESYKPTYAPGTHYLYSNVAFGLLGQLLAKEMHTNYGNLLQLLISKPLKLVDTTVTLSPEQTQRKIASYWLNGDLIKKDWEFRFEQPSGGIYSTMADLLKFTRYQLSKSPAALQDTILAQASYVYQSQFDNPLDFGKDAMALGWTVDFPAQGLPVQLTKNGWVNGVTSHIQLTPSAEIGLISFTNKPYLNINFDLKKLASMILAARTKPITEAN; translated from the coding sequence ATGATTACAAGAATGTTAAGCGTTGTCTTCGGATTATTTCTCCCGCTCCTCGCCGAAGCAGCTATACCAGAATGCCAGGTTATAGAACAACAGAACATCAAAACACTCCCCCTGGCTGTAATGACCAGCTATATTCAAATGTTTATTTTTGAACAGAGTAGCGTTCCAGCGCTCATGATTGGAATTATTTCTGGCAATGAAAGAGCAGTGATTAGTTGTGGTGAAACAGTAAAAAATAATGGCCAACGTCCCAAGATGAATACCGTATGGCCTATTGGCTCAGTTTCCAAGGTGTTTACTACGCAAATGCTCGCCAACATGGTCAATCAGGGTGCTGTACGACTTAATACGCCTATTGACAGTTTGCTCAACGGATCAGGAAAACAAATACATCCAATCACCTTGCTGGATTTAGCAACCCATAGTTCTGGTTTTCCGCGGCAGTTACCAACTCTTCCGGAGGATAATGATTATCAAACTAATTATCCCTACGACATGCCCCAATTCCTCAGTTGGTATGAAAGTTATAAACCCACTTATGCCCCTGGAACCCATTACCTTTATTCCAATGTTGCTTTCGGCCTACTGGGTCAATTACTAGCAAAAGAAATGCATACTAATTATGGCAACTTACTACAACTACTCATTAGTAAACCACTCAAATTAGTCGATACCACGGTCACCTTATCCCCAGAACAGACCCAACGTAAAATAGCCAGTTATTGGCTCAATGGCGATTTGATTAAAAAAGATTGGGAATTTCGTTTTGAACAACCCAGTGGTGGAATTTATTCAACAATGGCTGATTTGTTAAAGTTCACCCGTTATCAATTGAGTAAATCACCAGCAGCTCTACAAGATACGATTCTTGCCCAGGCTAGCTATGTTTATCAATCCCAATTTGATAATCCCCTGGATTTTGGTAAAGATGCCATGGCACTAGGCTGGACCGTCGATTTTCCAGCCCAGGGTCTTCCCGTCCAACTGACCAAAAATGGTTGGGTCAATGGTGTCACTAGTCATATCCAACTCACTCCCAGTGCTGAAATTGGTCTCATTTCATTCACGAATAAACCCTATCTCAATATTAATTTTGATCTGAAAAAGCTTGCCAGCATGATCCTGGCCGCAAGGACAAAACCAATTACCGAAGCGAATTAG
- the dnaB gene encoding replicative DNA helicase: MAEVQTRKNTAVDPLKRPPHSAEAEQAIIGGLMLDNQVWDNVNTKLCEADFYRTEHRILYRAITELAKKEHPFDVVTLLDTLKSNNELDDAGSETYLFELANNTPSVANVSAYADIVREKSVQRQLIAVAGQIADAAYNPGEREVTELLDFAETKVFAIAEQTGGDKGPENIKSILAKAVEKIDTLYHNGDALTGLATGLSDLDEMTSGLQPSDLVIVAGRPSMGKTTLVMNMAEHAAIKSGRPVLVFSMEMPADSLAMRMMSSLGRIDQHRIRTGKLDDDDWPRVTSAVHMLSEAPLFIDDTPALSPAEMRTRARRLAKEHGRLGLIVVDYLQLMKVPGFKADNRTAEISEISRSLKSLAKELEVPVVALSQLNRSLEQRHDKRPVMSDLRESGAIEQDADLICFIYRDEVYNEDSPDKGVAEIIIAKQRNGPIGKVRVAFLGKYTRFEDLAFNGYQGVD, encoded by the coding sequence ATGGCAGAAGTACAAACACGAAAAAATACGGCAGTGGATCCATTGAAGCGTCCTCCTCATTCGGCAGAGGCTGAGCAAGCCATTATCGGAGGCTTGATGCTTGATAATCAGGTTTGGGATAATGTGAATACAAAATTATGCGAGGCAGATTTTTATCGCACCGAACACCGCATTCTTTATCGTGCCATTACCGAATTGGCGAAAAAAGAACATCCTTTTGATGTTGTCACGCTCTTGGATACCCTAAAGTCAAACAATGAACTGGATGATGCCGGTAGCGAAACCTATCTCTTTGAGTTGGCTAATAATACCCCCAGCGTAGCCAATGTCTCTGCTTATGCAGATATCGTGCGTGAGAAATCAGTGCAACGCCAATTAATTGCTGTTGCCGGACAAATTGCCGATGCGGCTTATAATCCAGGTGAAAGAGAAGTCACTGAACTCCTTGATTTTGCTGAAACGAAGGTCTTTGCTATTGCGGAACAAACGGGTGGTGATAAAGGACCTGAAAATATTAAATCAATTCTTGCGAAAGCAGTGGAGAAAATTGATACACTTTATCACAATGGCGATGCGCTCACTGGACTGGCAACAGGACTCAGTGATCTTGACGAAATGACTTCAGGTTTACAACCTTCTGATCTGGTTATTGTCGCAGGTCGGCCTTCGATGGGTAAAACAACCCTGGTCATGAATATGGCTGAACATGCAGCGATCAAATCCGGGAGGCCGGTATTGGTTTTCTCCATGGAGATGCCTGCCGATTCGCTTGCCATGCGGATGATGTCATCGCTGGGACGCATTGATCAACATCGCATTCGTACTGGTAAGTTAGATGATGATGACTGGCCGCGTGTTACGTCTGCTGTGCATATGTTATCTGAAGCGCCTCTCTTTATTGATGATACGCCGGCACTAAGTCCAGCGGAAATGCGAACTCGCGCGCGGCGTTTAGCCAAAGAGCATGGTCGCTTGGGGCTGATAGTCGTGGATTATCTCCAGTTAATGAAGGTGCCTGGTTTCAAAGCGGATAATCGTACGGCAGAGATTTCAGAAATTTCACGGAGTCTAAAATCATTGGCAAAAGAATTGGAAGTTCCAGTTGTTGCCTTGTCGCAGCTTAATCGTAGTTTGGAGCAGCGTCATGATAAAAGGCCAGTGATGTCTGATCTGCGTGAATCGGGTGCGATTGAACAAGACGCCGATTTAATCTGCTTTATCTATCGTGATGAAGTTTATAATGAAGATAGCCCTGATAAAGGGGTGGCGGAAATTATTATTGCCAAACAACGTAATGGTCCGATTGGCAAAGTTCGTGTTGCCTTTCTTGGTAAATACACGCGTTTTGAAGATTTGGCTTTTAATGGTTACCAAGGGGTAGATTAA